The Mycosarcoma maydis chromosome 6, whole genome shotgun sequence genomic sequence CGATtgaggatggtgaagaTGTTCTCAgtgccatcctcgacaaAGACTTTGCCGGATACTTGTCTCTGCGTCAAGCAATAGTAGCCAGAATAGAATCCGAGAAAGCAAAGATTGCAAAGGGAGGAGCCATAGCTACCAACGAGGAGCATAGCAAGGAGTTGCAGGAGGGCAACGTCGAGCAGATCTCAGTGCCTTCGCCTTTGAAAAGGTCCACACGATTGTCGTCCGCGACGGGCGCACAATTGAGTTTTGACTTTGATTCAACTAAAGTAGCTGTCTCCGGCTTCAGCTCTGGCGGAAATCTAGCGCTCAATCTAGCGCTTCACATCAAGCCTCCCGAGCTAGAGACTGAATGGCCGAGCAAGTTTGCAAAAGATTATCCAACCCCTATCCCATTGTTGCTTTTCTACCCTTCGTTCGATCTTCGCCAGTTGCCATCTCAAAGATCTCGTCCAGAACACATGGGGCTTCCATCTGCATTCTGGACTCAAGTCGCCGACTCACTCGCACCCACTTATGCTGAGCGAGATCAAACGGCGCATCCACGTGTTTCTCCTGGACTTGCttcgctcgaatcgctgcATCCGGCCGCGCGCATGTTCTTGGTGCTATGCGAGCTAGACACACTGGCTGAACAATCTAAGCGGTGGGTAGCCAAGGTTCAGGCGCATCAGAGGACCGAGCATCTGGTCGTTGAGGATGTGGCGAACATGAAACACGGCTGGACTCAGATGCCCGATGGCTGGCTCTCACCGGAGGAAAAAAAGGCAAAAGAGGCTGTATTTGCGAAAGCAACCGCTTTCGTCAAGTGGGCTTGGAGCGGATCCGAAGAGCAGGACAAGCCCGAATCAGAGCTTGTGATTCCACAAAAGGATACAGGCGAAGCACAGACTACCGAGATATCGCCAGAAGAGCTGGCCTGATGCACGCACACACTTGCAAGATTGGCAAACGAAAACAAAGGTGACTGGATCGAAGAAAGGAGGGTATATGTGCCAGTCAGCGCAGAAAGAAACGGGGGACATTACTCGGGACTACATAGCGGAAGAAACGGTTCGAGAGCCAAAAAGCCCGTCCATAGCCTGCAGAAGTTCTTCAGGTGTACACTTGGGTCGAGGTCCCTGCTTGCGGTCGTTGATGTCGATGCCCACCTTGGACCAcgcttcgacgagctcggttTCGCGGTAGCTGGGCAGCTCGTTGGCAGCACAAGCAGGCTTTTTGGGAATGCGAGCAAAGATGCGGCCTAAAAAGTTGGCCTTAGTACGAGGTGCTGTAACGGTGACAGTCGAGTGGGGTCTTGGCTCATAGGCGGGAGGGCTGCCAAGCGACTCGCTAGACGCCTGCGATGCAACGAAATCAAAATTGGTCGGGTGAAAGGCGGTAAGGCACTGCTCGGACAGGCGTATGGGCCAAAACAGGTTGAGACTTAAGATGCGCTTACCTTTGTGCTCGAAGAATCAATGTTGATGTATTCCGCTTGCTTGCAGATGCAAATCTCGTACTCGGTCACCACTGGCTTAGCAGTGGATTGCGAAGTGGAGAGTCCTTCGAAGATGCACATCTTGATGGTATGGAAGACTGGCGGCTCGAGCGTAACGCTGGGCTGAGTACGGCGTACTGGAGGTGTTGAGAGGAGTAAGTCGCGAGTGCTTGTCTGGATGGGATGGCAAAACCTTTTTTGCTCGCTCTTTAATGCTTTTCAGCTCTCACATCCCGTCACAGCGAACTGGAATCGCTTGTTCCGCAATGAAAACAGCTTTagatgacgatgacctCAATGACACTTGCGCTAGCGATGAGCAATGTGACAGGTGTCACAAGTCCACTCTTCAACGAGCGGAACGATTAGGCAGTTGACACACGCACCCCAACCCCCGCGCCAAAAGCAGCTCTGAGGACTCATAAGTGGGACAGAAActtcattcacgattcttcacgattgcgcGTGTCAGAAAGCTGATCATCGCTGCAGGCAGCACAACCGGGTCTCACCAATCACCACACAGGGTCAAGCACAAACCTCATTCGCGatattcgcgattcacgttGCATGTTTCACAAAAAATATTTTCAAGTCTGAGgatctgattcgtgattaggTATCGAGGTACGTGTTGTGTTGATCCACTTCATGTGCTCCAAGCCTAGTCCACATTAACTGCCTATCAATGACTGAAGCTCCACCGCTTGTCACTGGCAACATACTGTTTAGGGTGAATTTCGCATCTTCGCAGCCCGTCttcacactcacgactacaCATCCCGTTGTTTTGGTCGCACCGCATGGACTTTGTTTCTGGGTCAAGTCGAGGTGATCCCGGTTGGCGAAACAGCACAAAAAACAcaaagattcacgatggctTTTGGGATTACACGACGCGTGCCTTTTGAGCAATCGAGAAATGCAGCGGATCGGGTTAAAAAGCTGCAAGCGTCTCAGACGTTGCAAGTGCCTGACTTCTTGGTCAGATGAGCATGTGTGGTGGGACGTTGGTGGCTGGCTACAAACGGATGAACAGACGACCTCCTCGAGCCTCCAATGCCGCAAACAGCAGCGTTGGGAGTGTATCCATCGGGAGCAGGGCCGTTGTTTGAGGCATCGTAATGGCCCTCGAAAGTAGTGTTCGGCTCATCCTTCCTCTGACAACCAGTTCGGTCGATGTGAGCCTTGGAGCATCTCACACGTCGAGGCCTGCCCTTGAAAGAAACCGAGTTACCCCATTCGTTCATTCTCCACTTGCAACCAGGCTGCAGATCCTCGGGCAGGTTCGCGCAGCCGGCAGCATCCTGATCGAGCCCGCCGTATTGCTTGCCCCACTTGGAAATATCGCTGCCCTTCCACTGAGCACTACAGCCCTGGGTCATGGCACCGATGCCCATACCAGGCACCAGAATGTCGAGGCCGTCCTGAGTGACATCGCCACCGTCATTGATGACTTGGTAGAACAGCGTGTTGACTTTGCCGCGCTTGGAGCTGGCAGTTTCAGCGAACTCGAGCACATAACAGGCACATTCGCTGTCCTTTTCCGTGGTGCTGCTCATAGCAGCAAATGCGTATCCAATCGTAGGGTTGATCTTATCAGTCCATGGCTGCTGACAGCTACACTGGAACTCTTTGCCTCCACCGCAGCCTGAAGAGTTGGGGTCATCCCGCCTGGGACCGGTGACGATCGTCTTGCCGTCTGCTAGACAAGTGACTGCGGGATTGTAAACGGGTGCCTTACCCAGCCAACTGGCACTTGGCTGCAAATCCGAGGAGGTTGACAGAACAAAGAACGCGAGTGTTAGCGAACCGACCTTGACTCACTCTATCGAGAAGCTAGGCTGTCCAAACTTACCTTGCAGCAGTCCCAATACATGGTCGCATCCGTAGACTCTACGACCGGCGCAAAGAGTCCGATGCTCGAAGCAAGCAAAACGACGAGGACGGTTGACTTGTGAGAAGAAAACACCATCTTGAAGtaagaagaagaagctaGCTAGCTGAAGATTTAAATGTCCTTCAGGGTGTATGAGGCTGAAGGATAGAAAAGACTGTTGCCTATCAAAGGAAGCAGCGAAAGTGAGGAAGGAGCGAGTGAACTTGAAAACTGGTGCAAGTATAAGAGGATGAGCCGGGTCAACCGATCTCGAAGGCGACTTGCACAGCAGGTCGTTGGGAAGAAGGATCAGGAAGGAAGTGTGATAAAATGAACAGGATGTAATGGAAAGCAGAGTCAGGGGCGAAATGCATTGTTGCGAAGGGGAGGCTTTATATGCTTGATcaggcaagcagctcgacgattAAAGCGAAAGGAGGACCAGCGTAGGGTGGGTCAGGTTGTGTTACTTCATTAAACCATCCATTGGCTGATTATCATGTTCTATATGGCTTTACACAAGAACCTATCGTCTCGAAGGAGTGCGTGCTCAAAGACCGTGCTGTCTCGAAGCTACTTTGCCGTCTTGCTGGATCGTCGTTGCACTCTGGATAGTGAGACAATTGCTTATAATCAAGATCTAGAGCCTGGTCTAAAGCCTGGCTTTGATGTGACGAAGTGCTTTCCCTATCGTATCTCATCTGCAACAGCCCAGGCTGGTCGAGTACCTGGTGGGCTCAGCGCCAAAGGTGGGCAAGTTGAAATGCAATGGTAAGGGCGTGACAACAAAGGCAATCGGACCGATGCCTCCGATTGACTGCAGGACGTCTTATGAGAACATATCCCATCggatctcgacctcgacgctgACATCATGAGACTTTCTGCAGCAACATTGGCAAGGTACGAGATACAATGTCGGTTTCAAGCTGAGTCCGGAATCGATGTCCAGCCAGAATGAGGTTGCGGCAGTAGGCACTATCACGATTGCCGACCGAGTGTGACTGTCTTTTGTCGGGCGTCCGATTGGCTTGGCAAGCACGGGCAAGAAAGTGCAGCGCGGGCTCGTGTATCGACACCCGTCGTCAAAAACGGGAGGATATCATACTGTCTTCAATCCTGTAGCAGTTCCGAGGTACAAAAGTCTCGTCGAGTATTTGTGAATCAAGAAACGACGAACGAGAAACGTCGAACCAAAAAGgaaccaaaaaaaaaaaaaaaaatgGAAGTAGAATCGGGGTATGCCGACTACCGATCTGACTTATGATCGATCACGCTTCACCATTATATATGGGAGGGATTTCGTGACTTGGGCGTTGTGTGCTcttgtgctgtgctgtgaCCGAATTTTTCTTCGCGTCGCGGAAGGGAGAGCGGAAGGAAAGAAGACGCTGGGATCATCATCCAAATTCGCATCCATCTGCTTTTGTGTCACTCTTTTCGCTTCGTCCGACATCCGTTTAGCTACCATCATCTCTCGGCTGGGTCACTCCTTTTCGCTTCAAAGCACATCACATTCAAAACTGCAGGGCGTCGTCTACTTGGAAACGCACCCATCACacgctcatcaccatcacgaCCGCACGCGGTGGTGTCAACTGGCATGCTCGTCCGGGGTTTTCCTTAGAACAGCCGCACGCACCATTCATGCCTCAGATCTAGGAGTCTTGTACCCAACACGCGTACTTCCAGCCTTACGAGGGCTTACTTGCACGCCGTCTTCAATATCATCACGATGGCTGTCCTTCCTACCACCTCCTCTTGGAACGCCGCTCGCGGCATCGCCGTCTTCGAGCCCGCACGCTTCGAGCGCCTACACCGGCTCATCACGGAAGCTGCATCCAACCCTGTCCGAATCTCACGCTCGAACGACTGGTTCGTGACCATCGATCGCAGCCGCTCTGACCTTGCAGACCTCGGCAAGGTCCGTCCACCATCcgatgtcgagcgcaaAGAGATCGAGTCCGGCAAGATCACAATCAGCGGCAACACGCAAAGCCTCAACCCTGACTTTGCGCAGCAGTCGCTCTTGCTGGCTCGCGAATTGGTCGTCTCGGAGCactttgctgcttctttGCTCCAGCAAGGTCTTGCTGGTCGTGCAAAATGGGGCCGTCCCGCCGTCGAGGTCGCTTGCATCCTCTATCACCGCGAACGACTTGCATTGCTTGCGTGCCTCAAGGAGCTACTCCGTAATGCACTCACCATGCCTTTTGACGAAGACCTAGAAGCCCAACGCATGGGTCTCAAGATGGAACAACTCGTCGAATCGCtcgtcagcatcgaggCTTCGGTCGGCTCCACTTCCACATCCACACGCAAGCTCACGCTTGCCGAAAGGATCCTCGCTGAAATTGACAACGTCAAACAGTCCACTGCACATGTCAAGGCATCTCTCGAATCGCCTGGCTCCAACATCGCAAATCAAGGCATCCAGACACAAACGTCCAACTTCTTCGGTCTTGGTAGTAGCCAAACCGCAAAACAGCCatcatccacatccactGCCAGCGGTGGCAGACTCAGCGATGAGATCCAACTTGACCGTCTTGGATGGCTGCGCGAAGAACGACGCGAACTTGGTCACCTGCTTTACTTGCtgtccatctcgtctcTTCTAACAACCTCCAACATTTTGGCCATCCTCCGTTGGCTGGCTGCCGTCTCGGCAGAAACGTACGATGAGATGACCATCTACGTCCTCACTGCCCTCTTGGGGGCGATCGATGCAACTCCAGATGCAAGAGCCGCCATGGCGGATCGCGCAAGTCGAGGCACACTCCGCAACACTGTCgaagcgctgctcgacgacgagtcgtTTATCACAGTCACTCACGCCGAGATTACTCGCAAACACTGGGCccttggcgagctcaacagtgctgttgctcttcaATGGTCCATCTTCTTGGTGGAAGCATTTTCACGTAACCCGACCTATCGCACCCAGCTTTCTATTTCCGAAGAGCAGATCCAAGATCTTGTGCTCCAGTCCATCACCGGCTCATCCCTCTCCAAGGACTCGAAAGCCACAAGTGGCGAGGAAGGTCCTACTGGCGGCGCCTTCATTTTCCTGGTTGTGCGTGTCCTAGCCTTTCGCCAAAAGACCATCGACGCGCTTTTtggcgaggaagaaggcgcGCTGACGGCTGAGGCTGacactgctgctggcgatgTCATCGACATCAATGCTTGGGAAGATGAGGTGGACGCCGAGTTCCGTGAGTACGTTGTACAGCAGATCCACAACCTTGCTCTCGGTACCACTTCGGTCATGCTGCCCATGCTGCGTCGCATCCAACGTTCGGAAGAGGATGCCGCCTTTGCCCTCTCGCGAGCTGTCAGTGCACGAGGCAGCACATCCGCACCTCCAGAGCGTCGATACGAcatcgaggcgctcttCGACCTAATTGCCCTGCTCTGCCGTGGCCGACCCGAAGCTGGTCTGCCTTTCTGGGTCGGATCTGACAACCGCCCCACACGCTTCCTCGCATGGGCCATCGATGTCCGCGAGCCAGGTCACCAGCGTGCcttgctcaacatgctcgCCGCCATGTCTTCGGGTCCTCAGAGCGCCAGTCAGGCATATGCGCTGCTTGACCAGGAGAGCAGCCAAGCCGGAGCTACCGGCGAAGGCCGCCTCGTCTCCTGGAGCCGTTTCTTCGAATGGATCACCTACTACATCGACACGTTCCACCAGGCCGTCAACACATCATCGTTCCATGCATCCAGCTACCAGACACTGGCCATGCCAAAGAATGAAGAGAcgctcttgatcggctTTGTGCGACTCTTCCGCAACGTTGTCTACTTTTCGCATCCAGCTCGCGACGCTCTGCTCCAGAACTCATCCTACAACGCGCTGGACAAGCTCTTTACGCTCCTCACCTGCCCCATTCCGGTCGAGCTCAAAGCAAGCATTCTCGACGCCCTGTCGGCTTTCCTGCATCTCTCGTTGAGCAATCCTGCCGCTCAAGCCCGCTTCTCTTCAATCGCGACACAGCTGTGGGACCGCTTTGACGAGTGTGGCTTGATCCCCTcggacgatgctgctgcaagGTCGCGTCTCAACAGCAACACAAATGCATCCGGTTCGTTTGGTCCCGCCTTCAAGCCGCTCGCTTCCAGGGGCGTCCTGTACGAGCTGGAAAACTTCGAAGTGCCTCTCCGCACCTTTCCTGGTTCCACCAGCTTTGTCAACTTTCTTAAAGCGCTCGTCCAGCTTCCTTCCGGCACGCTTGCTGCCGGTTCCAACGCGTTGACAGATGCTCCTTTGACGTCCGCAACCAATGCCAATCCCTTCAGCACCATTGTTTCCTACGAccagcaggcgcagcagcagattcAAGGATCAACACAGCCAGTataccagcagcaacagcgcaGGCAGACCCGTTCTGTCGAACCCTACGTCGATTTTGTCATTGACCATGTCTTTCTCAAAGCACGAACGCGTGACTACGTTGAGCCCGCGGAACAATGGCGTGTTGTGGCCTCATGtctcgactttgtcgagcGTTCCTTGCGTTCATACGACTTGGCAGCCCTTCTCCGTAGCAGCGAACGAGCAGATGCTGTGACAGACCCAGCTTTGCTGACCCAGCTCGCGTCGCATCCCGGCTTCTTCCTGATGCGTCGCATCTTAACGGGATCCAAGATGGTTGGTGAAATGCTTGGCATCCTGGTTCCCGGCTCGGGCCTTGGAGCCTTCGAGGCCATCAATCAGAACCGTGCAAGTACTTTCTTTTATGGCACATCCGTTCGACACGTCCTCAGCATCCTCGACCGTGTGCTTCGATACCAAGATCTCTTTGTGCAGGTTCTCATTCCGACATTGGTCGACACCACCCTGAACGGCGTCCAGCTACCTTTTGACGTCTCGACCCGCGTCGGCAACTCGGGCTCGTACAGCAGCTTTGATGTTCAGCTTTTGCATGCCCACGAGTCAGTCGTGCAAATCGCACTACTTATCAACTGCGTTCGCGACGATGTCGCATTGCTGTCGGTTCGCTTGCTTGGACTCATCGCGCGCACAGCCGCCTTCAGCGCTGTCGACCGTTTTGGCGAGATGGGCTACCGCCGCAAGATGAACCGTCTCGTCGGCTTGTTGGAGATGAGCGACGAGGCAAGCCGAGTCAGGGCAGGCTATGTTGCAAGGCTGGAAGCTGAGTCTTCGGGTGACGCCGGAAGTGCAAAGATGCTTGAATCTCTCAACGGCCTCGCTGGAGGATTACAATcagacgaggacgaagacgcaGATCTGCAGGCGTCCAACGGCAGGCTGGACGGCATCACTGCTCTAGCATCTAGCGATGCCGTGGAGGCCATTCAGATTGCTATTGTCAACCTTCTGCTTGCTGGCACCGAGCTCAATCAGCCCGCTCCCAACGTTGCCCACCTCTTGCTTGGCTACGACTTGCGGGCCGTGCGACCTGAAGAGCAGGTCATCGTTGATCCCGATGCACAGACTACTGCGCCGAGCGCCATTCATGTCATTCTAGCTCTCCTCCGTCCCGAGTccgatggcgatggtgctTCTTTCCTCAGTCTGGCGGAGCGATCGCCCAGCTTTGCAGAAAAATGCTTCTCCCTCATTCTGCGCCTTTGCACTCATCCATTTACAAGTGCGGCGACACTTCGTTATCTGCGCACCAAAGAGGACTACGTGGTCCAGCAGTTGCGAAGCATATCGCTGGTACCTGCTGAGCGTGGCGCCTTGACCGAAAGCTCAGCTGCTCTCGGCTTGGTGCAATTTGCCGATGGGCAAGCTATCGAAACGACGATCGACCGCGTCACTGCTTCACTGCGTATGCGCgcctcgctgctcgagctcactGCGCTCGAGTTGCATTCGCTACTCAACGCCGGCATGCAGTCGCGAGCAGCGAGggttgttgctgctcttttCGGCTCCAACGCCACCGCTGGCGGAGGAAATGGTATCGATGCAgatggcagcatcgacgaggacgagctcttgctcggcaCCGAACGCGATTTTCGCctcggtgctggtggcgccGAAATTCGATCGTTCGGTGGTGTACGCTTGCTAGAGATCCTGCAGAGCCTCGACTTTGAGTGGCACGACGACCGGGAGGCACTTGGTCAAAACATTACCGTCATCACCCcggagcagctcgatctaGCCAAGCGACccgacgctgctgttggaCCTCGACTTTATGATCTTTCCGCGGTTCTTGCTATTCTTGTGCGAGAAAAGACGATTCTCCAACAGAAGGGCAATCTGCGCGACGCAGGTCAGGCCAATCCCTTCTTGGAACAAGCCGCTTTCGTGCTTCAGTGGGCTTCAGCACAGAACGCCAAGAAGGCGGTCGCCTTCTCGCGTAGACGTGTGCTGCAGGCGTGGCGACACACGCTTGACATGGTGCTCGCAAGGGCTGCGGGTCTGCTTCGCACAGAGGTTCGATCCGGCCTCATGTTTGACTGTCTGTCAGAATTGCTTCCGCGCATTTCGACGCCTTCGACCGACGCTGGCGCTCTGGATGCGCCATCTGccgacctcgtcgctggcgCCGTGCTCTCGCTGCTTACGTCGCTGCGACAGCATCGTGTCGAGTTGACGACAGGGGCACTCGACCTCGAGACAGTCGATGCTCTTCCCACGGACCGACTGCTCACGACGCTGCGGGCCCtcatcgactcgattcTGAGACTTGAGACCACAACACTGGCTCGCGGCAACCTCTACTCGGCCCTGATCAACTTCCTTCAGCTGGTCAAGTCTGGAAGCGGCGCCGATGCCAGCGATGAGACTGGCGCCAATGATGGTGCTTCGATTGTGGCGACCGACGTTGACGATACCATGTCCGTGGGCGGTGCCTCGACgaccatcaccaacatTTTTGGCGGACGCACGCAGACGAGCAGCCTGGAGGCGCGCACTCGAACCCTGCTGCTTTCGTATCTTGAACGTCTGATGGATGTGCTGGGTCGCGATGCGCTGGATGCCAGCGATCTGTCCAAGACAATTGCTTtcacgctgctcgacaagctgtgtgcgctcgatgcgccGCCTTCATCTGGCTCCTCGTCCCGTCGCGGCGGATCGAGGTGCCTTGATCTGCTGGACCGCAAGGGCTACATTAAAAGCTTTGTCACAGCGCTGCGTGATTCGGACCTGGCTTTGCAAGAGACTCTGCGTCCCGACCCTGCCAGCCTGAACTCACTCTACGTCTACGAAGCACGTCTCGCCTTCTTCAACCGCATGGCCCAGTCTCGCGACGGTGCTGAGCGCCTACTTAACGCCAAGATCTTTGACGTGCTTGCGCAGTCCGACTACCTGGCAGCACGCCccgatcaagatcaagaaTTTGTCGATTTTGACAGCTTCCTGCCTGCAGCTACGGAGCGTTACAATGCGATGCTGACACCGGTGCTCCAGCTGACGACGAGTATCCTCGCCAGTACTTCGGCAGGAGCAGCGAGCCAAGGAGCTTTCGGCATTACCAAGGCATTgtcatccacctcggcatctTCAGCTCCTCGTCATGCTTTGGCGCTCTTGACCGCGCACCGAGACACGCTCCTCACCGTCCTCCGCGCGCCTCTGCAAGAGTTCTGCTCGTTTGCCCAGCTTGGTCAAGCTCATCTGGTGGTCGCCATCTTTGTGCTGATCATGTcctcgctcgacgacgacgcgcAACAGGCGCCTAGCCCGCTTGCTCCCTACCACACTGCCATCGTTGCCTTTGCTGCCGTCTACCTGAACACGATGTCGTGGCAGTCACGCGTCGTACCCTGCAATGAGGCCGAGCGCGAAGAAAGCCATGTGCCGACTGCCTCGTTGCGTGCGCTGCGAGCTTCGAGCGAGGGAGCACACGGCAATGGCAGCGTTGGAGCAGAGGAAGAAAACGCGTTCAGCGCCAAGGTAAGCGCGATGGTGGTACGACTGCAGATGGCGTTGCTCTCTTATCTCGAGGCAGCGAGCGATGCTCGAGGCAGTAACACTGTGCGAGTTCGACCAGTGGTAGCGGCATCGCTGACGGCGAATCGCGAGCGATCGCGTACGCCTTACGGGGCAGGTGAGGAtggcggcgatggcgacacTTCTCGTGCTGGTTTTCTGCGCTCGCAACGcgcgtctgctgctgcgttgACAGTGCCCAGCATCGGTGGACTTGTCGCAGCGCTCGACGAATACACGGATTCGGTGGCCAAAGAGCTTCAAGCGCTGGAGAACATCGAGACGCTCTTCGAGAATGTTGACAGTGTACGTCAggacgagttggacgagatTGCtcgcgatgcgctcgaccaAGTGACTGCAGGCGAGCTCTCCGCGGCTCAACGTCGATCTGTGGCGCTCCGCCAGCTCTCATCGCGCAAAGCCACGCTCCGCGCATCGTCAACGTCCAAACttgatgcgctcgagctgattCTCGTACTGCTTATTCGTCACATTGAATTCTTCCGAACGCTCCACGCTGATCGAGTATCCATCCTCACCTCGGTCGGAACCAGGTCTtcgcctgctgctctgcaagGCGCTGCATCCCACTTAGACTGGAACAGCTTGATGCACGGTCTTGCTGAATCTTTGCTACCTGTGGTCGACGAAAAGATCGGCTACctctcgcttccaccaagCTTGGTAGCCAATGCaagagagagacagagcTTCCTTCAGATGGCTGGTCGACGACTGGCTAGCTTCTTTACCGAGCAATAGCATATCTGCACACAGAACATGTATTTACATATCTACATCACCAAACGAATTGAACGCTATAAACCATCACCTTAGTCGTCCGATTGGCCCGCTGTCACAGGTAACTGTGTCAAAGATACTGTAAGCTAAACTTAGCTTTGAGCGAGGTTAAAATTTCAGAGAAAGTGGAATCAGTTATGAGCAGTGAGTATATATACGCAATAGTAATCAAGGTAAACATGGAAGTGTCCGAATTAGTTTAGTGGCTATGACGGCGCCTTGTCATTCAATTGACGCTTCTCCGCGCAGAAATCGGCGCAGACCCGGGTTCAATTCCCGGATTCGGAGAGATATTCTAAAACTTTTTTTTTGCCTGCTTGAATTTCTCGCTTCTCACCAAGATGCTGTTATTGGGACCCACGACTGGTAGGTGACCGTGAATCGTTGCCTTTCCCAACCTAAGGGGCTTCGGAATGAACTTTTACTATAGTTATTCAAGCTTTGGTGTCTGAACTTTTGTGTCCACGCGCTGAGCTCTGGCCGTTTCCCTTTGCCAATtcacacttgtgactgtagCTCTACTCATCTCTTCGCACATAAACAAAAAGGTATGCCGTCGGTGGGTTCTCACACGCCTTCGAAAGGGGGAAGCATAAAAAAGTTTATAACATTTCTCCGAATCCGGGAATTGAACCCGGGTCTGCGCCGATTCCTGCGCGGAGAAGCGTCAACTAAGTGACAAGGCGCCGTCATAGCCACTAAACTAATTCGGATCCGATTGGTGACTCCAAGGAAGAAATATGCAGTTATATTcaacgcagcagcgagaaaGTATCTGCGGCAAACCTCAGGAAGGATTATCTAGTGCTGTGCACACGAATCTCAGAACTGTGATGATGCTTAAGTGGGGTAAATTTGCATAATCGTGAACGTtagccaagctgctgccatgCAAGAAGATCCATGTGATGATCCTCAGGTTCCAAGTGGAGCGGAATCCCATTCTGATCCAGCAATAATGCGAATCGTGGTCGTGCATCAGCTCCACCATCCCTGTCTCTTCTcgcgtcggcatcgtcttgTTGGAGCTGTTGGTGATCTTGAGGAGCTTGATCGCCGAGTAAACCATCAAACAGTCGATGATAGCACTCGTATCCCGGCGTGTTGAAATGTTGATACGGATTCTGCGACGAAATCGGCTTGCCGCACAGATAGCAGTAGTGTGTCTGGCAACTTTTGCATGTCATGTGATTGCAACCGTACGACTTTTCGATCGCAATGGCACACGTGGGACACGGCGTAGTGAAGTGCGAGAGCCACTGTTGCGTTTGCTGTTCTTCTTCGTACTTGCGCACCATGGTCTCGAGCGTTTTGCGGCCAAACTTCTGCTCCATCAAAGCACGATCCGGTGAAGATGCAGACAAGGAGAGGTACCGACGGATCAGCTCCGACTGGAAAGACACAGGGCATGCGGTGGGTCCGTGCCA encodes the following:
- a CDS encoding uncharacterized protein (related to nucleoporin) — its product is MAVLPTTSSWNAARGIAVFEPARFERLHRLITEAASNPVRISRSNDWFVTIDRSRSDLADLGKVRPPSDVERKEIESGKITISGNTQSLNPDFAQQSLLLARELVVSEHFAASLLQQGLAGRAKWGRPAVEVACILYHRERLALLACLKELLRNALTMPFDEDLEAQRMGLKMEQLVESLVSIEASVGSTSTSTRKLTLAERILAEIDNVKQSTAHVKASLESPGSNIANQGIQTQTSNFFGLGSSQTAKQPSSTSTASGGRLSDEIQLDRLGWLREERRELGHLLYLLSISSLLTTSNILAILRWLAAVSAETYDEMTIYVLTALLGAIDATPDARAAMADRASRGTLRNTVEALLDDESFITVTHAEITRKHWALGELNSAVALQWSIFLVEAFSRNPTYRTQLSISEEQIQDLVLQSITGSSLSKDSKATSGEEGPTGGAFIFLVVRVLAFRQKTIDALFGEEEGALTAEADTAAGDVIDINAWEDEVDAEFREYVVQQIHNLALGTTSVMLPMLRRIQRSEEDAAFALSRAVSARGSTSAPPERRYDIEALFDLIALLCRGRPEAGLPFWVGSDNRPTRFLAWAIDVREPGHQRALLNMLAAMSSGPQSASQAYALLDQESSQAGATGEGRLVSWSRFFEWITYYIDTFHQAVNTSSFHASSYQTLAMPKNEETLLIGFVRLFRNVVYFSHPARDALLQNSSYNALDKLFTLLTCPIPVELKASILDALSAFLHLSLSNPAAQARFSSIATQLWDRFDECGLIPSDDAAARSRLNSNTNASGSFGPAFKPLASRGVLYELENFEVPLRTFPGSTSFVNFLKALVQLPSGTLAAGSNALTDAPLTSATNANPFSTIVSYDQQAQQQIQGSTQPVYQQQQRRQTRSVEPYVDFVIDHVFLKARTRDYVEPAEQWRVVASCLDFVERSLRSYDLAALLRSSERADAVTDPALLTQLASHPGFFLMRRILTGSKMVGEMLGILVPGSGLGAFEAINQNRASTFFYGTSVRHVLSILDRVLRYQDLFVQVLIPTLVDTTLNGVQLPFDVSTRVGNSGSYSSFDVQLLHAHESVVQIALLINCVRDDVALLSVRLLGLIARTAAFSAVDRFGEMGYRRKMNRLVGLLEMSDEASRVRAGYVARLEAESSGDAGSAKMLESLNGLAGGLQSDEDEDADLQASNGRLDGITALASSDAVEAIQIAIVNLLLAGTELNQPAPNVAHLLLGYDLRAVRPEEQVIVDPDAQTTAPSAIHVILALLRPESDGDGASFLSLAERSPSFAEKCFSLILRLCTHPFTSAATLRYLRTKEDYVVQQLRSISLVPAERGALTESSAALGLVQFADGQAIETTIDRVTASLRMRASLLELTALELHSLLNAGMQSRAARVVAALFGSNATAGGGNGIDADGSIDEDELLLGTERDFRLGAGGAEIRSFGGVRLLEILQSLDFEWHDDREALGQNITVITPEQLDLAKRPDAAVGPRLYDLSAVLAILVREKTILQQKGNLRDAGQANPFLEQAAFVLQWASAQNAKKAVAFSRRRVLQAWRHTLDMVLARAAGLLRTEVRSGLMFDCLSELLPRISTPSTDAGALDAPSADLVAGAVLSLLTSLRQHRVELTTGALDLETVDALPTDRLLTTLRALIDSILRLETTTLARGNLYSALINFLQLVKSGSGADASDETGANDGASIVATDVDDTMSVGGASTTITNIFGGRTQTSSLEARTRTLLLSYLERLMDVLGRDALDASDLSKTIAFTLLDKLCALDAPPSSGSSSRRGGSRCLDLLDRKGYIKSFVTALRDSDLALQETLRPDPASLNSLYVYEARLAFFNRMAQSRDGAERLLNAKIFDVLAQSDYLAARPDQDQEFVDFDSFLPAATERYNAMLTPVLQLTTSILASTSAGAASQGAFGITKALSSTSASSAPRHALALLTAHRDTLLTVLRAPLQEFCSFAQLGQAHLVVAIFVLIMSSLDDDAQQAPSPLAPYHTAIVAFAAVYLNTMSWQSRVVPCNEAEREESHVPTASLRALRASSEGAHGNGSVGAEEENAFSAKVSAMVVRLQMALLSYLEAASDARGSNTVRVRPVVAASLTANRERSRTPYGAGEDGGDGDTSRAGFLRSQRASAAALTVPSIGGLVAALDEYTDSVAKELQALENIETLFENVDSVRQDELDEIARDALDQVTAGELSAAQRRSVALRQLSSRKATLRASSTSKLDALELILVLLIRHIEFFRTLHADRVSILTSVGTRSSPAALQGAASHLDWNSLMHGLAESLLPVVDEKIGYLSLPPSLVANARERQSFLQMAGRRLASFFTEQ